The following are encoded in a window of Phaseolus vulgaris cultivar G19833 chromosome 3, P. vulgaris v2.0, whole genome shotgun sequence genomic DNA:
- the LOC137839363 gene encoding uncharacterized protein has translation MTDLPFKKVLKKPDVAGRMVKWAVELSKFDIRYEPRGPIKGQIFADFVVELSSKTAESARSDDRWVLSVDGSSNQLGSGAGVIFEGPNDVLIEQSLRFAFKANNNQVEYEALIAGILLAKEMGAKVLMAKSDSLLITGQVTGEFQAKDPQMAAYLEYVQELRRSFALFEVVHVPREQNARADLLAKLASSGKGADRGPLYKKL, from the coding sequence atgactgacttgcccTTCAAAAAGGTTCTAAAGAAACCGGacgtagctgggaggatggtaaaatgggcggtggagttgtcaaaATTCGACATCaggtatgagccccgaggaccgatcaagggacaaatcttcgctgactttgtggtcgagctatcTTCTAAAACAGCGGAGAGTGCCAGGAGTGATGATCggtgggtactctcggtggatgggtcgtccaaccagttGGGTAGCGGGGCTGGAGTCATTTTCGAAGGACCCAACGATGTGTTAAtagaacaatctctgaggtttgccttcaaagccaacaataATCAAGTGGAGTATGAGGCACTGATCGCCGGTattttgttggcaaaggagatgggggcaaaggtgctgatggccaagagtgactcttTGCTGATCACTGGGCAGGTGAccggcgagttccaagccaaggatccgcagatggcggcttacctagagtatgtgcaggagttaaGAAGGTCTTTTGCTTTGTTCGaggtggtgcacgtgccaagggaacagaatgcccgagctgacttgctagccaagctcgccagttcaggcaagggggcagacagaggaccgttatacaagaaactctga